One window from the genome of Elephas maximus indicus isolate mEleMax1 chromosome 8, mEleMax1 primary haplotype, whole genome shotgun sequence encodes:
- the GCK gene encoding hexokinase-4 translates to MLDHRARMENAKKEKAEQILAEFQLQEEDLKKVMSRMQKEMDRGLRLETHEEASVKMLPTYVRSTPEGSEVGDFLSLDLGGTNFRVMLVKVGEGETGQWSIKTKHQMYSIPDDAMTGTAEMLFDYISECISDFLDKHQMKHKKLPLGFTFSFPVRHEDIDKGILLNWTKGFKASGAEGNNIVGLLRDAIKRRGDFEMDVVAMVNDTVATMISCYYEDHQCEVGMIVGTGCNACYMEEMQNVELVEGNEGRMCVNTEWGGFGDSGELDEFLLEYDRVVDETSMNPGQQLYEKLIGGKYMGELVRLVLLKLADENLLFHGKTSEQLRTRGAFETRFVSQVESDSGDRKQIYNILSTLGLRASATDCDIVRLACESVSTRAAQMCSAGLAGVINRMRESRSEEVMHITVGVDGSVYKLHPSFKERFHASVRRLTPSCEITFIQSEEGSGRGAALISAVACKKACMLGQ, encoded by the exons GCAGAGCAGATCCTGGCCGAGTTCCAGCTGCAGGAGGAGGACCTGAAGAAGGTGATGAGTCGGATGCAGAAGGAGATGGACCGTGGCCTGAGACTGGAGACCCATGAGGAGGCCAGCGTGAAGATGCTGCCCACCTACGTACGTTCTACCCCAGAGGGCTCAG AAGTCGGGGACTTCCTCTCCCTGGATCTGGGCGGCACCAACTTCAGGGTGATGCTGGTGAAGGTGGGCGAAGGTGAGACAGGGCAGTGGAGCATCAAAACCAAGCACCAGATGTACTCCATCCCTGACGACGCCATGACAGGCACTGCGGAGATG CTCTTTGACTATATCTCCGAGTGCATATCCGACTTCTTGGACAAGCATCAGATGAAGCACAAGAAGTTGCCTTTGGGCTTTACCTTCTCCTTTCCTGTGAGGCATGAAGACATCGACAAG GGCATCCTTCTCAACTGGACAAAGGGCTTCAAGGCCTCAGGAGCAGAAGGGAACAACATTGTAGGGCTTCTGAGAGACGCCATCAAACGGAGAGGG GACTTTGAGATGGACGTGGTTGCAATGGTGAATGACACTGTGGCCACCATGATCTCCTGTTACTACGAAGACCACCAGTGTGAGGTCGGCATGATTGTGG GCACAGGCTGCAACGCCTGCTACATGGAGGAGATGCAGAACGTGGAGCTGGTGGAGGGGAACGAGGGCCGCATGTGCGTCAACACCGAGTGGGGTGGCTTCGGCGACTCAGGCGAGCTGGACGAGTTTCTGCTGGAGTATGACCGCGTGGTGGATGAGACCTCCATGAACCCCGGTCAGCAGCT ATACGAGAAGCTTATCGGCGGCAAGTACATGGGCGAGTTGGTGCGCCTTGTGCTGCTGAAGCTCGCGGACGAGAACCTACTGTTTCACGGCAAGACCTCAGAGCAGCTGCGCACGCGCGGGGCCTTCGAGACGCGCTTTGTCTCGCAGGTGGAGAG CGACTCGGGCGACCGCAAGCAGATCTACAACATCCTGAGCACCCTGGGGCTGCGCGCCTCGGCCACTGACTGCGACATCGTGCGCCTAGCCTGCGAGAGCGTGTCCACGCGCGCCGCGCAGATGTGCTCGGCCGGGCTGGCGGGCGTCATCAACCGCATGCGCGAGAGCCGCAGCGAGGAGGTGATGCACATCACCGTGGGCGTGGACGGCTCCGTGTACAAGCTGCATCCCAG CTTCAAGGAACGCTTCCACGCCAGCGTACGAAGACTTACGCCCAGCTGCGAGATCACCTTTATCCAGTCGGAGGAGGGCAGCGGCCGGGGGGCGGCGCTCATCTCCGCCGTGGCCTGTAAGAAAGCCTGCATGCTGGGCCAGTGA